ACTACATCAAGGCCCGCTATGAAGCGTTGAAGGACCACCCGCTCTTCCCGGATATGCAGTACACCGACTCGGAAGAGGTCTTCAGCGAAAAACTTCCGCTGATGGCGGACGGCCGTGACTTCTCCGAGCCGGTTGCGATCTCCTGGACCGACGCGGGCACCGACATCAACTACGGGGCGCTGACCCGCCAGTACCTGGACGCCGTCACCGCCGAAGGTGTCGAGGTCCGGTACGGCAACAATGTCACCAACATCACCCGTGACGGCGCCGGCTGGAAGCTCGAGGTGAAGAACCTGCACAACGGCGACACCTCCACCGTGCGCGCGAATTTCGTGTTCGTCGGTGCCGGCGGTATGGCCCTGCCGCTGCTGCAGAAGGCCGGTATCCCGGAGATCCGCGGCTACGCCGGATTCCCGATCTCCGGTGAGTGGCTGCGGTGCACCAATGACGAGGTCATCGAGCAGCACTCCGCGAAGGTCTACGGCAAGGCTGCCAAGGGCGCTCCGCCGATGTCGGTGCCGCACCTGGACACCCGCATCATCGACGGTAAGAAGGGCCTGCTCTTCGGCCCGTACGCCGGCTGGACGCCGAAGTTCCTGAAGAACGGCTCCTTCCTGGACCTGTTCAAGTCCCTGCGCCCGGGCAACATCCCGTCCTACCTGGGCGTGGCTGTCCAGGAGATGGGTCTGACCAAGTACCTGGTCGAAGAGGTGCTCAAGGACCAGGCGGCCCGCGTGGAGTCGCTGCGTGAGTACATGCCCAACGTCAACGGCGATGACTGGGAGCTTGTCACCGCCGGGCAGCGCGTCCAGGTGATCAAGCCGATCGGTGCGCCGAAGTTCGGTTCGCTGGAGTTCGGTACCGCTCTGGTCAACTCCGGCGACGGCAGCATCGCCGGCCTGATGGGTGCGTCTCCGGGAGCGTCCATCGCCCCCTCGGCGATGATCGAGGTGTTGGAGCGTTGCTTCGGTAACCGGATGGCTGACTGGGCTCCGAAGCTCAAGGAGATGATCCCGTCCTACGGTGGTCGGATCTCCAAGGACACCGCGCTGTTCAACGAGCAGTGGGAGCGCAGCCAGAAGGCTCTGAAGCTCGACAAGTAGCAGGGGACTAGACTCCAAGCCCATGAGTCTTGTGTTGACCGGCGTGCCGGTGCTCGTGGTGGACGGACCGGACGCCGCCGTCGCAGCGGAGCTGCTTCGTGACCAGGGGGCCGTCCCCACCATCGGTACGGCCACAGGGGACACGCGTGTCGCTCTGGTGCGGGTGCCTGCGGGCACACCGCCCGCTGCTGCTGTCGAGGCTCTGGCCTGGGCGACGGCGCACGGCGTACCGGTCGATGACCGCCGTGGGGCAGCCGTGTCTGCGTTGGATGCGGAAGCACTCCCTGCACACAGCGTGCACAGTGCCGCGGAGAGCACTGCCGGCAGTGTCACTCTCGTCGGTGGAGGTCCGGGGGACGCTGAGTTGGTCACCGTTGCCGGGACCCGGGCGGTGCGGGCGGCCGACGTCGTCCTCACCGACCATCTCGGAGCTGTCGCACTCGCCGAGGAAGCCGCAGAGCGGGGTGCTGAGGTCATCGACGTCGCGAAGATCCCGTATTCCACCCAGGTTCCGCAGGAGCGCATCAACGCGCTCATGATCGACCGGGCGAAGGCCGGCAAGCACGTCGTGCGCCTCAAGGGCGGGGACGCGTACATCTTCGGTCGGGGCCACGAGGAGGTCCAGGCGTGTGCCGCGGCGGGGATCCCCGTACGCGTGATCCCCGGGGTGACCTCGGTGACGTCCGCACCGGCGGCGGCAGGGATCTCCCTGACACACCGCGGGCTGAACCACGACGTCACCGTGGTCTCCGGTCACGTCCCTCCGGGACATGCGAAATCACTGGTGAACTGGTCGGCTGTCGCCGGGCTCACCGGCACGCTGGTTCTGATCATGGCGATGCGCCATGCCGGGGCGATTGCCGCGGAACTCATCGACCGTGGACGGGACGGAGAAACCCCGGCGGTTGTCGTCGAGCAGGCGTCCACCCCGCAGCAGCGCGTCACGGAAGCAACGTTGGTTACCCTGGGTGAGACGATCGAGCGCGAGGGACTGGGCTCGCCGGCGATCATCATCGTCGGTGAGGCTGCGGCACGGCGGATCGACGTTACGGGACAGCTCAACTGATCCGTCGCACCGTCCCGCTTCCCCGGAGCCAATCGCCCAGGTAGGGCAGTGTGAACTGGACCTTGCCCCACCCGGCGGGAGAGATCAGGTCCCGGTCGATCAGCTTTGCCCGCGGGTCGCTGGCAGCACGTTGGGTCTTGCCCAGGCGTTCGGCGATCGCGGCGGTGGCGACCGGGTCGTCTGTGCCGCCGCGTCCGTGCGCCGCCAGTGCAGCCATTGCCTCGAGGTACTCCCGCTGAACGGTGGGTACCCCCTTCAGTGACGGGTGGTGCACCTGAGCACCCATTGTCGCCACCGCCTCCTCCCTGATCGAGTCAACCTGCTGTACGGAGATCGAGTCTGCGTCGGCGCGGCGAGCGACGTTCCACGCCAGGGAGCCGACGAGCTGCACAAGGTAGGGGTAGCCGGCGGCGAGGTGGACGGCAGAGGCGAGCCCGGTGGTATCGAATGCCAGGCCGGAGTCCCGCGATGAGGTTGCGAGTACGTCTGCGGCGTCCTCACTGGTGAGCGGTCCCAGATCGTAGCGGTGCGCCCGGCGCATGAAGGTCGTCCCCGGCAGGTTGAGCAGTGTTTCCACCCCGTGGGTGAGACCGGCCATGGCCAGGGAGATTTCCAGATCGTCGCGGATGAGGTTCTGGTAGGTCACGGCGAGCCTGCTCAGTGCGTCACGGTCGGCGTCCTGGATCTCGTCGACGGTGATCAGGACTCCCGTGCCGGAGACCATCGCGAGTAGGTCGCGGAGACGTGAATCTAGCGTGGGGCGCGGAAGATCACGCTCGTCGGGGCCGGTGACGGAGGTGGTCACCGTGCCGAGCCCGGTGATCCCCACACCGGTTACCCGGCGCGTCGTCGGTGGACTGAGCTCCTGGATTTTCGCCGGTATCACCGAGTCGGTGAGTTCGGCCACGATGTCCCCGCGGGCTGAGGCACGCAGGACCAGCCAACCCTGGGTGGCGGCGATATCCTCGAGCTCGTTGAGCAGGACAGTCTTGCCGATCCCGCGGGATCCGGTGATCACCAGTGTGCGTGCGGCGGCGCCGGGGCCGGAAGCCAGGGCCTCGGCGTAGTCGTCGAGGATGATCCGTCTGCCGGCCCAGTACTGCGGCGACGCTCCGAAGGTCGGACGGAAGGGGTTGGTCATGACACCGAGTGTAGCGTCGATGCATCTGCGGGTTGAGAATTTGAGAATTTGAGAACAATCGGTCGATTGAGAATTTGAGAATTCCCTGCCCTGATGGCCACTGATGAGGGGAAGTGTTACCACTTCAGGGTGGTAACACTTTTGGTGACCTGGGCTTTTGCAGGATATGGGACGCCGAAAGTGGTAACACTTCCTGGGTTCGGCCCGACGGCCACCAGTCGCCGCCTACACCACCAGCGTCAACGAGTCTTTCGCAGAGAGCCCCTCGTTGACCTCCACGGTCAACCCGGCACGTCGTGCGATGTCAGCCACCCCGGCCACGTCACCGGGGGTCGTCAAGTCCGTATCGGCGGAGGCCAGCTCCCGGGCCAGCAGACCCTTGTAGTGCTTGTTGAAGTGACTGACAACCTTGCGGGAGCCGTCCTCGCGCACAGACTCGACCCGCACGGTCACCGCCCCGGGCAGCCGCCCCAACTGCTGGTAGCCGCCGGACCGTAGGTCGACGACCGTGCCGGGAACCTGTTGCAGTGCCTCGGTGACGGCCGAACCCCAGCGGGCCTTCATCGTCGGCAGTGCGTCGACTGCCGCACCGGAGTACGGCAGTTTCGTCCCGGCGGACAACCGGTAGTGCGGCACCGGGTCGTCCGCCGCCAGTAGGCCGAACAACGCCGAACCCACCCCCAGTCGCGTGCGTGCGGAGGGGGCGAGGGTGGAGACGTCGAGGGCATCGTAGAGGACCCCCGTGTAGCGCATGATCGCCGGGACAGTCGGTGCTTCGCGCAATCGGGTGTTCGCTTCGGCCTCACTGCGGAGCTTCTCCGAGATCCCGAGAATCTGCAGCGCATCGTCGGGGTGGAGGACGCGGAGATCCTCGATGTTCCGCCGCCGGACCTTGTTGAGCGAGGGGAAGGAAAGTGCCTCGATGTCCAGCGCGGGGCCGTCGCCACCGGATGCCTTGGTTTCGGACGGGGGGAGCAGGATAAACATGCGCTACACCCTAGCGATACACACATAGTGCTTTGAACTAGAGTACCGGTCATGATCACCCGGATGTCGTCTCTTTTCCTGCGCACGCTGCGCGATGATCCCGCCGACGCGGAGGTCCCCAGCCACAAGCTTCTGGTTCGTGCGGGGTATATCCGGCGGGCGGCTCCGGGCGTGTACTCGTGGCTGCCGCTGGGGCTGCGGGTGCTGCGCAACGTAGAGAAGGTCGTGCGGGAGGAAATGGGTGCCATCGGCGCCCAGGAGATCAGCCTACCGGCCCTGCTGCCGCGGGAGCCCTATGAGACGACGGGGCGCTGGACGGAGTACGGCGACGCGCTGTTCCGTCTCAAGGACCGCAAGGGACAGGACTATCTCCTCGGCCCGACCCACGAGGAGTTGTTCACCTCGCTGGTGAAGGGGGAGTACAGCTCCTACAAGGATTTCCCTGTCACCCTCTTCCAGATCCAGACGAAGTACCGGGACGAGGAACGTCCCCGTGCGGGCATCCTGCGGGGCCGTGAGTTCATCATGAAGGACTCCTACTCCTTCACGATGGACGACGAGGGACTCGAGGAGGCTTACCAGGCACATCGCCGTGCCTACCAGGCCGTCTTTGACCGGCTCGGCGTAGAGTACGCGATCTGTGCGGCTACCTCCGGCGCGATGGGCGGGTCGGCGTCCGAGGAGTTCCTCGCGGTTTCCCCGAACGGTGAAGACACGTTCGTGCGTGCCTCCGACGGCGACTATGCCGCCAATGTCGAGGCCGTCGTCACCCCGCACCCCGAGACGCGGCCGGTGGAGGGTTTGCCGGAGGCGACGGTCTACGAGACTCCGGATGCGACGACAATGGACACGCTGGTTGAGTGGGCGCGGGCTGAGGGCATTACCGTGGACGGTCGCGACGTTAAGCTCGCGGACACGCTCAAGTGCCTGGTCGTCAAGGTGACCGAGCCCGGCGCGGAGCCGGAGCTGACCGGTATTCTGCTGCCGGGCGATCGCGACGCCGACATGAAGCGGTTGGAGGCGTCCCTGGAGCCGGCGACAGTGGAACTCGCCGAGGACAAGGATTTCGAGGTCAACCCGTTCCTCATCAAGGGATACGTGGGCCCCAAGGGGCTGGCAGACAATGGCGTGCGGGTGCTCGCGGATCCGCGCATCGTGACCGGCACGTCGTGGATCACGGGTGCGGACAAGAAGAACCACCATGTGGTCAACATGGTGGCGGGCCGGGACTTCACGCCCGACGGATACATCGAGGCGGCGAATGTCCGCGAAGGTGATGCCGCACCCGAGGGAATGGGCACGTTGACGTTGGAGCGTGGTATCGAGATCGGGCATATCTTCCAACTCGGCCGCAAGTACACCGAGGCCTTCGACATGCAGATCCTCGACGTCAACGGCAAGCGTTCGGTCCCCACCATGGGATCCTACGGGCTGGGTGTCTCGCGCCTCATTGCCGTGTTGGCCGAGCAGATGCACGACGAGAAGGGACTGCGGTGGCCCAGTGAGGTCGCCCCCTATGATGTCCACGTGGTCATCGCGAACAAGGATGCCGCCGCCGGCGAGGCCGCGGAGAACCTGGTCGACCGGTTGGCTGACGCGGGGCTGGAGGTTCTTTTCGATGACCGTCCGAAGGTGAGCCCCGGCGTGAAGTTCAAGGACGCTGAATTGCTGGGGGTCCCTCTGGTATTCGTGGTCGGGCGCGGGTTCGCCGACGGCACGGTGGAACTGCGGAACCGCCTGACGGGTGACGTCGACAACATCGCCTACAACACCGCTGTGGATCTCTTCCTGGAGCGTCGCGGGCGGTAGTGCTCGGAGGCGTGTTAGTCTGCGTCCTGCACCAGGGTGGTCCGTGAAGGACAGCCCGTGACAGGACGCGGGAGGTGAGAATCTCGGACCGCTCGACATGGAGGATGTCCCCGGGCCAGCTGCAGGAACACCTGAAGCTGCGTGCCAGGGCACGACGCATCCCCGACAAGAAGAAGCAGCACGATCGAAGGGCCTGCCGGAACACCCGGCGGGCCCTTCCCGCATGGTCGGCCCCCTCTACTCGCCCCGTCTATTCTCCCCGGACGCTGACGGCCAGCGGATCCTCGCCCAGCGCGTCCTCCAGGGCAGCCTCGGATCGCGCTGACACGGCACACAGCATGGCGACCAGCGCCCGGTCGTTGTCGCTGATCTCGTCGACCGCGCGTCGCAGCGATACCGTCACCGCGTGGACGGACTCGAGGAGGACAGACGCCGCAGTCGCGGCGTCAGTAGGCGGGGTGAAACCGTCAGGTGTGCTGTAACCGGCGTCGGCGGCGACACCGGAGGCAGGTGTCACGGTGTCGCGGATGGTACGCATCCGGGTGCTGACGGTCGTGACGGTGTCCCGGTTCGTCCCTGCGACGGGCAGCACGACCCCGGAGAGATACACCGCCTGGTTGACCAGTTCCGTGGTCGCGGCGAGTCCGGCAGCGGTGTCCTGGGAGTCGGTGTCGAATCCGGCGTCGATCATCTCCTGATCGATCGCGGGGCCACCGGCTGAGCTGTCGTCGACGGTGGCGAGCGCGGCATGCAGCCCGGTGAGTAGGACGGCGCGGTCGCGTTCCCCGTCGTCGTCAGGTGCAGTGTCACTGGCGGCGTCGTCGCCGTCGATGAGCTGGAGCATCCGTGACCGCACGTCCTCAACCGCAGGGGTGTCCGCAAGAGCCTCAAGGGTGCGTGCCCCGCAGTCTTCCGGGGGTTGGCCGTCCCGGTCTGTGCCGCACTGGCGCACGATCTCCCCGGAGATCGCCTCGGACTGGTCGGCGAAGATTCCCGTGCCTCCGGCGACAGGTGTGCCGTCGAGGGCGTCGAGCTGTTGGACGAGCGACTCCAGGTTCTCGTCCGGCCGGGGCGGTTCAGTCGAGCATGCGGTGAACGATACTGTCGCGACGGTGAGCGCCGCACTGGCGGCAAGTACCCGTCGGACGACGGGACGACGCCGCGGCATCGCGGAGGCGGGGGCGGGTGAGGAGACGTGCACGGTCCCATAGTGCCATCCCGGGTCGGTGATAGGGTTCACGGCATGGCTTTCCCTTCTGAACAGGACCTTGCCGAGGTCGTCGGCCCACTGGCCGCAACGCTCGGTCTCGACCTCGAATCGATCACCGTGACCAGGGCGGGGGCGAAATCCGCGGTCCGCGTCGCCGTCGACGCCGACGACCGGCCGGACCTCGACCAGCTCGAGGAACTCAGCAAGGCGGTGTCCGGGGAACTCGACGCCCGTGAGTCCTCGGGGACGTTGAACTTCGGACCGGGCTACACCTTCGAGGTGACCACACCGGGGCTGGAGACTCCGTTGACCGAACTGCGGCATTTCCGCCGGAATGCGGGCCGTCTGGTGAGTATCGACGGGACGCAGGCGCGTATCGCTGCGGTGGATGGGGACACCGGCGAGATCTGGCTGATTCGTCCCGGAGAGAAGAAGAAGGAAGCTCCGCAGGTCGAGGCCCGCGGATTGGCTTCGGCAGCGGGAGCTTTGGTAGAAGTTGAGTTTTCCGAACCCCCGGTCGATCAACGTGACCTGGTGGGCCTTGATCCCGAGAAGTACCGTGCGCTACGAGCGCAGAAGGACGACAAGTGAAAATTGACCTGAGTGCCCTGACCGCCCTGGAGAACATCGAGCACGTGCGCAGGAGTGCACTGCTGGGCGCGATCTCCGCGGCACTGCTGGACTCCTACCGCGAGCTGACCAAGGTGGACGGGCCTGCCCGCGTGGAGATCGACCGTACCGACGGGACGGTCACCGTCCTGCGCCTGGAGAAGGACGAGGACGGCAATACCACCGGTGAGTTCGACGACACTCCGGAGGATTTCGGTCGTGCCGCCGCGAAGGCGGTCCGGGACGCGATCCGTGGGCAGATCAATATCGCCCGGGCGGACACGACGTACACCAAGTACGCGGACCTGGAGGGCACCGTGGTCTCGGGTGTGGTGAACCGGGACGCGCGAGCCAACGACCGCGGTATCACCGTGGTCCACCTCGGCACCGAAGCCGACGGGCAGGACGGTCTGATCCTCGCCGCCGAGCACATGCCCGGTGAGAAGCTGGAGCACGGTGACCGGGTGAAGTGCTATGTCACCGCTGTGAACCGTGGCCAGCGTGGCGTACAGATCCTGCTGTCACGGACCCACCCGGAACTGGTGCGGGGACTGTTCGCGCTCGAGGTTCCTGAGGTTGCCGATGGCTCGGTGGACATCACCGCGATCGCACGGGAGGCTGGCCACCGGTCGAAGATCGCGGTGACTTCCACGGTCAACGGCCTCAACGCCAAGGGTGCCTGCATCGGCCCACGCGGCCAGCGGGTGACCGCCATCATGGAGGCACTCGGAGGCGAGAAGATCGACATCGTCGATCACTCCGCCAACCCGGCGGTGTACGTGGGCAATGCGCTGGCACCGGCGAAGGTTGTCCGCGTCGACGTCACCGATCATGACATGCAGGTCGCCCGGGCCGTCGTGCCGGACCACCAGCTGTCCCTGGCGATCGGCAAAGAGGGGCAGAACGCACGCCTGGCTGCACGGCTGACCGGATGGAAGATCGACATTCGCCCGGAATCTGCCCCTGACGACAGCACTGACAGCGTCGATGACGCTGACGACACCGCCGGGACCGACGACGCCCTGCCGCAGATCTGACAGCGTTGTAGTGGCGGTTGGCCCCGCGGGGCCGTCGCGCGTTAGACTGTGTATCGGTCTGACGACGAGGAGAAGGAGAACACGCATGTCTGATCGTGTTCCCGGTTTCTCGCCGGATGCGGGTCCGCAACGGACCTGCATCGCCACCCGCAAGGTTCACCCGGCGACGGCGCTGTTGCGCTGTGTTGCCGAGCGGACCGGCGAGGGTGGAGGATCGGGGTCGGTACGTGTCGTCCCAGATCCTGGACGGCGCCTGCCCGGTCGCGGCGCGTGGATTACCGCGACTGTCAGTGCGTACGAGACCGCCGTACAGCGACGTGCTTTTGCGCGGGCGTTGAAAGTGCCTGTTGAGGCGGACACGACTCCAGTCATGGAGTATCTCCGGATCCTCGGTGAGAACCGGGGGAGCGGAGCGTCGATGTCTCGGCAGGTACCGCATCTGACCACCAGCCCGGTGGCCGAGAAGGAAAAGGAAACCGATTACTGATGAGCGCACGATGAAGCAGCATCAGCGATGAGTGTCCAACTGACCTGGAGTCGTACGTAGTCGTCCTCGTGGACTGAAGAACCACGGGTGGCTGGCCTGCGACTCCACCATTACGAAGGAGAGCAGTGCCCGGAAAGCTACGTGTCCATGAGCTGGCTAAGCAGCTCGGAACGACAAGCAAGGAACTTCTCGCCACGCTCAAGGAGCAGGGTGAGTTCGTGAAGTCGGCGTCCTCGACGGTGGAACCGCCGGTCGTCAAGAAGATGAAGAATCACTACGGAGCGAGTGCGGAGTCCACGAAGGATGACGCCGCGCTCCCGAACCTGAGCGGTCAGCCGACTGCTCAGGCATCCAGCTCTGCCGCGACGGCGGCGGAGCCTACCGGTGCAGCCAAGCCGGGTCCGAAGCCCGGTACCGCCAAGCCGGGAGCTGCCAAGCCCGGGGCCTCGGCCAAACCTGGCCCCGCTAAGCCCTCGGCCAAGCCGGGTGCGTCCTCGCCTGCCGAGCCGGCACCCGCCGACGCGCGGCCGGCGACCCCCGCGGATGCAGCACCAGCAGCAACCGAAAAGACGGCGCCGAGCCCGAAGCCACAGGCTGACCGCCCGAAGCCGGGTGCGGCGAAGCCTGCCGCAAAGCCCACCCCGCAGGACGCATCGTCCTCGAAGCCGGGCCCCCGCCCCGGCCCGAAGCCCGGCGCTGCCCGTCCGGGTGCCAAACCGGGTCCGAAGCCCGGCGGTCGCGCGCCTCGTGTCGCCAACAACCCGTTCTCCTCCGGGACTGAACGGCCGTCACCCCGCTCGCAGGGGGGTCAGGGTGCCCAGGGCGGTAAAACGGATATGCCGCGCCCCGGCGGATCTACCGGGCGCCCGGCCCCGCGTCCGGGCGGCAGTGGAGCAGCGAAGCCGGGCGGACGTCGTCCGAGTCCTGCGTCGATGCCCAGCCACCCCAGCCCCGGGCAGATGCCGGCCAAGGCCAGCACCGGCGGCGGTGGCGGTCGTGGCCGTGGGGGCCAGGGTGGTCCCGGTACCGGTGGTCCGGGAGGACCGCGCGGTGGTCGCGGCGGACGTCGCGGCGGTACCGCAGGTGCCTTCGGTCGCCCCGGTGGCGCACCGCGCCGTGGACGTAAGTCGAAACGGCAGAAGCGTAACGAGTACGAGGCAATGCAGGCTCCGAGTGTCGTCGGCGGCGTCAAGCTGCCGAACGGCAAGGGTGCCAAGATCCGCCTGCGTCGCGGGGCGTCGCTGTCGGACTTCGCAGAGAAGATCAACGCCGATCCGGCTGCGCTGGTGCAGGCGATGTTCAATCTCGGCGAGATGGTCACCGCGACCGCCTCTGTTCCGGATGACACCTTGAAGCTGCTCGGCGACGAGATGGCTTACACCGTCGAGGTCGTCTCCCCGGAGGACGAGGACCGTGAGCTGCTCGAGTCGTTCGACCTGCAGTTCGGTGAGGACGTCGGCAGCCAGGATGACCTGCAGCACCGCCCGCCGGTGGTCACCGTCATGGGTCACGTCGACCACGGTAAGACCCGCCTGCTCGACACCATCCGCAAGACCAACGTCGGTGGTGGCGAGGCAGGTGGCATCACCCAGCACATCGGTGCCTACCAGGTTCCGGTCGAGGTCAACGAGGAAGAGCGTCTGCTGACCTTGCTCGACACCCCCGGTCACGAGGCGTTCACCGCCATGCGTGCCCGTGGTGCCAAGGCAACGGACATCGCGATCCTGGTTGTTGCCGCGGACGACGGCGTTATGCCGCAGACCGTGGAGGCCATCAACCACGCCAAGGCCGCCGATGTACCGGTCGTTGTCGCGGTGAACAAGATCGACAAGGAAGGCGCGTCTCCGGAGAAGATCCGTGGTCAGCTCACCGAGTACGGTCTGGTTCCCGAGGAGTACGGCGGCGAGACCATGTTTGTCGACATCTCGGCCAAGCAGGGCACGAACATCGAGAGCCTCCTCGAAGCCGTGGTGCTCACGGCCGATGCGTCGCTGGAGCTCGTGGCCAACCCCGACATGCCCGCCCAGGGTGTGGCGATCGAGGCTCACCTCGACCGCGGACGTGGCCCGGTGGCCAACGTCATCATCCAGCGCGGTACCCTGCGCGTCGGTGACTCGATTGTCGTCGGCGACGCTCACGGTCGTGTGCGCCGTATGGTCGACGAGCACGGTGCGGACGTCAAGGAGGCAGGCCCCTCGATGCCGGTACAGGTCCTCGGCCTCACCAGCGTCTCGGGTGCCGGCGACAACCTGCTCGCCGTGGATGACGACCGGACCGCCCGGCAGATCGCCGACCAGCGCAATGCGCGTCGTCGTAACGCCATGCAGGCCCGTTCCCGCAAGCGGATCAGCCTGGAGGACCTGGACAAGGTGCTCAAGGAGACCAGCCAGCTCAACCTCATCCTCAAGGGCGACAATGCCGGTACGGTCGAGGCACTTGAGGACTCCTTGCTGCAGATCGAGGTCGACGACGAGGTCAGCCTGAATATCATCGACCGCGGTGTGGGTGCTGTCACCCAGACGAACGTCGACCTGGCTGCGGCGTCCGACGCCATCATCATCGGCTTCAACGTTCGCGCAGAGGGCAAAGCTACCGAGGTCGCGAACTCCGAGGGAGTCGAGATCCGTTACTACTCGGTCATCTACGACGCCATCGACGAGGTCGAGCAGGCACTCAAGGGCATGCTCAAGCCCGTGTACGAGGAGCGGGAGATCGGCACCGCCGAGATCCGTCAGCTGTTCAAGGCTTCTGCTGTCGGTCTGATCGCCGGTTCGATGGTCCAGACCGGAAAGATGCGACGCAACGCGCAGATCCGTCTCATCCGGGACGGTAACGTCGTCACGGAGAAGGCGACCATCGAGTCGTTGCGACGTGAGAAGGATGACGTCACCGAGGTCAACCACGGCTATGAGTGCGGTATGGTCCTGTCCTACCCGGATATCCAGATCGGGGACACGATCCAGGCGTACGAACTGGTCGAGGTTCCGCGTGACCAGGTGAAGAAGGACAGTAAGGACAGCTAGGTCCTTTTCCGCCCGGCCTTGACACCCCCGTGCCGGGGGACGATGAACAGACGTCCCCCGGCACGGGGGTGTCGCCGTGTCTGCGACTAGAATCATCGTCGAGAAGATCGACCACACCAACAATCAGAAGGGGTGCCACCGATGGCAGACCACGCCCGCGCCGCCCGTATGGCCAAGCGCATCATGACCATTGTCGCATCGGCGATCGAGCGCGACGTGAAGGATCCCCGGCTGGAGTTCGTCACCGTGACGGACTGCCGGGTCACTGGGGACCTGCACGACGCCACGGTGTTCTACACTGTGCGCGGACGGACGGTGGAGGAGGAGCCCGACACCGATGCTGCGGCGGAGGCACTCCACCGTGCGCGCGGACAGCTCCGGAAGATCGTCGGTGACCAGCTTTCCGTGCGGTTCACGCCGACATTGCGATTCGATCTGGACACCGTTCCTGAAGCGTCTGCCCACCTGGAGGAGCTGCTCGCGAAAGCCCGCGACATCGATTCCCGGGTGCGTGCGCAGGCCGAAGGCGCCACCCCGGCGGGAGAGGCGGACCCGTACCGCGCGCCCGCGGACGAGACAGAGGAGTGAGTGCGGCACCTCCTGCCGGCGTGAGGGCGGACACCCGGACCATCCTCGGTCTGGCGTGGCCCGCCCTCGCGGTGTTAGCGGCCACTCCGCTGTATCTGCTGTGGGACACTGCGGTGGTCGGACGGCTTGGCGCCACGGACCTCGCCGCCTTGGCGACCGGCGCGACCGTGCTGGCCCAGGTCACCGTGCAGTTGACCTTCCTGTCGTACGGGACGACGGCCCGCGCGGCGCGTAGATACGGTGCCGGCGACAGCCCGGGGGCGGTCGCCGAGGGCATTCAGGCGTCCTGGGTCGCCCTCGGTGTGGGCGCGGTCCTCGCCGTCCTGGTCGCGGTCTTCGCTACTCCGGTGACCGGGTGGCTGACCGGTGGTTCCGCCGACGGAGGCTCCATGGTCGCCGATGAAGCGGCGTCTTGGCTGCGGGTGACGTCGCTGTCGGTGATTCCGGCGTTGCTGACGATGGCCGGCAACGGTTGGTTGCGTGGTGTGGCCAACACCCGTGCACCGCTGTACTTCACCCTGGCCGGTGTCGTCCCGATGGTGGTGACTGTCCCGTGGGCCGTGGACCGCTACGGTCTGGTCGGTTCGGCGTA
The genomic region above belongs to Corynebacterium glyciniphilum AJ 3170 and contains:
- a CDS encoding ATP-binding protein, producing MTNPFRPTFGASPQYWAGRRIILDDYAEALASGPGAAARTLVITGSRGIGKTVLLNELEDIAATQGWLVLRASARGDIVAELTDSVIPAKIQELSPPTTRRVTGVGITGLGTVTTSVTGPDERDLPRPTLDSRLRDLLAMVSGTGVLITVDEIQDADRDALSRLAVTYQNLIRDDLEISLAMAGLTHGVETLLNLPGTTFMRRAHRYDLGPLTSEDAADVLATSSRDSGLAFDTTGLASAVHLAAGYPYLVQLVGSLAWNVARRADADSISVQQVDSIREEAVATMGAQVHHPSLKGVPTVQREYLEAMAALAAHGRGGTDDPVATAAIAERLGKTQRAASDPRAKLIDRDLISPAGWGKVQFTLPYLGDWLRGSGTVRRIS
- the mqo gene encoding malate dehydrogenase (quinone), which gives rise to MKRIELNVSPSQNDHVDVALIGAGVISTTLSVMLRQLQPDWSQLIIERMDVPGAESSSPWNNAGTGHSALCELNYTPEVNGKIDISKAVGINEKFQASRQFWSYLVENGTLGEPSEWINRTPHMSFGHGTAQADYIKARYEALKDHPLFPDMQYTDSEEVFSEKLPLMADGRDFSEPVAISWTDAGTDINYGALTRQYLDAVTAEGVEVRYGNNVTNITRDGAGWKLEVKNLHNGDTSTVRANFVFVGAGGMALPLLQKAGIPEIRGYAGFPISGEWLRCTNDEVIEQHSAKVYGKAAKGAPPMSVPHLDTRIIDGKKGLLFGPYAGWTPKFLKNGSFLDLFKSLRPGNIPSYLGVAVQEMGLTKYLVEEVLKDQAARVESLREYMPNVNGDDWELVTAGQRVQVIKPIGAPKFGSLEFGTALVNSGDGSIAGLMGASPGASIAPSAMIEVLERCFGNRMADWAPKLKEMIPSYGGRISKDTALFNEQWERSQKALKLDK
- the yaaA gene encoding peroxide stress protein YaaA, with the translated sequence MFILLPPSETKASGGDGPALDIEALSFPSLNKVRRRNIEDLRVLHPDDALQILGISEKLRSEAEANTRLREAPTVPAIMRYTGVLYDALDVSTLAPSARTRLGVGSALFGLLAADDPVPHYRLSAGTKLPYSGAAVDALPTMKARWGSAVTEALQQVPGTVVDLRSGGYQQLGRLPGAVTVRVESVREDGSRKVVSHFNKHYKGLLARELASADTDLTTPGDVAGVADIARRAGLTVEVNEGLSAKDSLTLVV
- a CDS encoding proline--tRNA ligase → MITRMSSLFLRTLRDDPADAEVPSHKLLVRAGYIRRAAPGVYSWLPLGLRVLRNVEKVVREEMGAIGAQEISLPALLPREPYETTGRWTEYGDALFRLKDRKGQDYLLGPTHEELFTSLVKGEYSSYKDFPVTLFQIQTKYRDEERPRAGILRGREFIMKDSYSFTMDDEGLEEAYQAHRRAYQAVFDRLGVEYAICAATSGAMGGSASEEFLAVSPNGEDTFVRASDGDYAANVEAVVTPHPETRPVEGLPEATVYETPDATTMDTLVEWARAEGITVDGRDVKLADTLKCLVVKVTEPGAEPELTGILLPGDRDADMKRLEASLEPATVELAEDKDFEVNPFLIKGYVGPKGLADNGVRVLADPRIVTGTSWITGADKKNHHVVNMVAGRDFTPDGYIEAANVREGDAAPEGMGTLTLERGIEIGHIFQLGRKYTEAFDMQILDVNGKRSVPTMGSYGLGVSRLIAVLAEQMHDEKGLRWPSEVAPYDVHVVIANKDAAAGEAAENLVDRLADAGLEVLFDDRPKVSPGVKFKDAELLGVPLVFVVGRGFADGTVELRNRLTGDVDNIAYNTAVDLFLERRGR
- the cobA gene encoding uroporphyrinogen-III C-methyltransferase; the encoded protein is MSLVLTGVPVLVVDGPDAAVAAELLRDQGAVPTIGTATGDTRVALVRVPAGTPPAAAVEALAWATAHGVPVDDRRGAAVSALDAEALPAHSVHSAAESTAGSVTLVGGGPGDAELVTVAGTRAVRAADVVLTDHLGAVALAEEAAERGAEVIDVAKIPYSTQVPQERINALMIDRAKAGKHVVRLKGGDAYIFGRGHEEVQACAAAGIPVRVIPGVTSVTSAPAAAGISLTHRGLNHDVTVVSGHVPPGHAKSLVNWSAVAGLTGTLVLIMAMRHAGAIAAELIDRGRDGETPAVVVEQASTPQQRVTEATLVTLGETIEREGLGSPAIIIVGEAAARRIDVTGQLN